Below is a genomic region from Echinicola rosea.
ATCCATTTTCTGGTATGAAATCGCATAAGCTTAGTCTTTTTTGAGTAAACATGAATTTATCGATAATAATTTCAATGCATTTGGATATTTTTCACCTGGATCAAGTCAAGAATGCCATCTGAGGCCAGATGAATAACTACGGGAAACGAACAATAGGCTTGTCCCTGTTTTGTCATAAAGCCTGCTAATCTGTTGATGGCAAATTTGGTTTTTATAGAATCGTTCACCGATGGAAACTAACAGTTTAAATGGACTAAAATATAGTATTTTACAATTATTGACTTTGCGGAATAATAGAGAATAAATTTTGATACTTATTAAAACATGAAGACAAACAAAGTAATCCGAATAGCCCAAAACCTGGTTGTTTTTGCTCTCTTAATTACATCAATGAGTGCTTTGGCACAGGATACAGATCTTACTGGGGGAGTCTCGTCGTCCGGTCAGATTCCGCCGCATCCTCCTCGCTTACCAGAAGGGGAGATACCCGCCTTTCCAGGAGCGTGGGGTGGAGGCATGTTTACTTCGGGAGGCCGTGGCGGAAAAGTAATCGCCGTGACCAACCTGAACGATCGAGGAGAAGGCAGCCTCAGAGCGGCTTTAGAATCCGAAGGACCCCGGATTGTAGTTTTTAGGGTAGCTGGTAATATTAAGATATCGGATGACATCAATATAGATCATCCGCATGTCACTATTGCAGGTCAGTCTGCTCCAGGAGATGGTATCTGCCTTCAAGGCACCCTTAACATCAATACGCATAATGTTATTATGCGACATCTGCGGGTTCGACGCGGCGTTCCGCAAGGGGGACAAGGAGACGATAATATCGGTGGTAATCCTGAGGATCATATCATTATCGACCATTGCTCTACCAGTTGGGGCATGGATGAAAACATTTCACTCTATAGGCATATGCGGTCATCTCTTGATGGAAAAACTAGAATAAAGGATCCGGCAAAGCACATCACGATTCAGTGGACCATTTCCAGTGAGGCCTTGGACACAAGAGGGCATGCTTTTGGTGGTACTTGGGGAGGAAATCCATCTACTTTTCATCATAATCTTTTTGCATGTAATACGGCAAGAAACCCATCCATTGGGATGTCAGGAGATTTTGACTTTCGTAACAATGTCATCTTCAACTGGCAACACCGTACCATGGACGGTGGGGATGAAACCTCGCAAATCAATGTGATCAACAATTACTATAAACCCGGTCCTGCTACCAATGAGAACATGAAGGCCGTGTTTGCGCGAATCGAGTCCCGTCATATGTATTCACCGGGAAGTGCTTGGGCCGCAGGCGGTTGGTATCCAGAGGCGGATGACAGGCCAGGTAAATGGTATGTCGCCGGAAATATCATGTACGGAAACCAATCTATAAGCCTTGACAATTGGAAAGGGATGCGCGGGCCGACATCGCTTGCGAAGGTCAATACGCCCTTCGTAGGGTGGCCGGTAGCGCCGCACCAGACCGCAAATGAGGCTTTTGAGGCTGTTCTGGAGAAAGCAGGGGCGACCTTGCCCAAGCGTGATGCAGTGGACCAACGTGTCACCCAAATGGTACGTACCGGCCAGCCTTCGACCCCAACAGGAGTAATTAAGGATATTTCAGAAGTAGGTGGGTACCCCGATTTGCAATTCGAAGTAAATGAGGTTCCCGTGGACAGCGATGGGGATGGAATGCCGGATGAATGGGAGCAAAAACATGGTCTTGATCCACAAAATGGTAAAGATGGGGCAATGGACAGCGATGGAGATGGCTATACCAATGTAGAAGAGTACCTAAACGGTACCGATCCTAATGAAAATATAGACTATAGAAACCTCGGCAATAACGTGGATAGCATCAGTTGATCCGATGCTAGTGTCAAGTCAACCCTAAACCTACGTGTAACACGGTGCGTCTTTTGGCCGATCTCTGTGTTCAAAAAGCCTTCTCTAGCTGCGGCTAGGGAAGGCTTTTGTGCCTTGATCTAGTCCATATCCCACTGCCGCCTTACCCATCATTTAAGCATTGACTTGACACTGGTGTTCCTTTCGCCGGGAACATTGGATGTAGCCTGTTCTTCCTTGGTAGAATCTGAAATATTACCTAATAAACGGCATTCACTTCGGGTTTAAGGAAAGGGATCCTCAAATGAAGCGGGGTCCAGACGGAGGGCTTCTTCATAAGAGCATAAACAAGTTTGAAGTTCGTGTTCGATTTGGTTTTGGTCCAGCACGGTGCCGATGATCACCAACTCATTTGTACGGTCTCCAAAGTCTGGATGCCAGTTATTATGGAGGGATTTTTTGATTTCGGAATAGTACGGATGGTTTTGCCATTCAGCCTGTGGGATAGAAGCCCACCATTTGCCGTAAGGCTCTGCTTGGACAGATTTTCCAGCTTGGTTCCAGAGAAGTGCCTGGTCAGGTCTGGAAGCTATCCAAAACAGCCCTTTGCTTCTCAAAACAGCCGATGGCCAGTTTTTCGTGATAAACTTCCAAAACCTCTGTGGATGAAATGGTCTTTTCTCCCTGAATACAAATGAGCCAATGCCATATTCTTCCGTTTCAGGTGTGTGTTGGTTGTTCAGCTCTTGAATCCATCCCGCTGACTGGGAAGCTTTATCAAAGTCAAACAGTCCTGTATTGATGATTTGGTGTGGTGATACCTTACCACGTGTAGTTTCGATCAGTTTTGCCACAGGATTGAGCTTTTTGATCAGTGCTTTTACCATTTCCAGCTGTGGAATTGTTACCAAGTCAATCTTGTTCAGGATAATTACATCTGCAAACTCTACCTGGTCTGTAAGCAGGTGTACGATGGATCTGTCATCTTCTTGTCCTTCTTGCATCTGTCGGTCTGCCAGTTTATCAGCAGAGGTATAATCTTGCAAGAAATTTAGTGCATCCACCACCGTAACCATGGTGTCCAACCGTGTGAGCTTATCCAGATCCAGTAGTGGCTCTCCCGTTTCGAAAGTAAAGGTCTGAGCAACAGGAATGGGTTCCGAAATCCCCGTGCTTTCTATGATAAGGTAATCGAACTTGCCTTGGATTGCCAACTTTTGGACTTCCTCTATGAGGTCCTCCCTCAGGGTGCAACAGATGCAGCCATTGCTCATCTCTACGAGTTTTTCTTCTGTCCTTGAAAGCTTGACCTGATTTTCTATCATTTGGGCATCGACGTTGATCTCGCTCATGTCATTGACGATTACGGCCACTTTCAGGCCTTCGCGATTGTGGAGGACGTGGTTTAGGATTGTGGTTTTTCCAGCACCCAAAAAGCCACTTAGGACAGTTACTGGGAGCTTTTGACGGGTTGAATTCATAGTATGCTTAACGGTATATGTATTTCCAGTTGATGAAATGGGACAAGGCGATGATGCAAGCTCCTACGCTTATGATAATGTGGCTGAGACTGTGGGTATGATGGTCATGTAGAAGATGACCGATCCCAATAATCATAAAACCTGATGCTGCAATACTCAACGGTAAAGGACGGTGGTGGTGCTTTCGATATCCATGCCCTAGCGAAAGGGTCGCAAAGATAAAGCTGATGACCAGTACACTATACTCGATCCAAGGTTCAGAAAGAAACTTGAGTCCTGCGAGGGGTGTCAGGAAGAGAATGAACGGCAGGGCAGCACAATGGATACCGCAAAGAAGAGATGCAGAGATTCCAAAAAAATCCAATGGACTGTCTTTGAATATGGTTTTCATGCCTTTTTTGTTTTTTTGCAACGGTAGGGCAAATATATAACAAATTATATAAATGCAACTATGTTGCAATTAAAAAGTTCAGATCTATCGAAAGAATCGCAAAAGCATGTGGGCTTGCTTTTCTCAAAAAAAGATTACCTTAGCAAAGAGGCAAGGGCTTTTCGGTCTAATGGAGGTGGTTTTACCTGATTCTGGTCATTTTTCTTGCTTCAATGAAGTTTTAAACAATAAAGATACCCGTATTCGATAAAGTATCTTTTTTAATAGCAGGGCAAATACTGTTGAAATTTGGATCAACAGTTTCACCTTTATCCAGATAAAACCCGATTAATGCATTAGGACTGTTATGGGAGCTGAAAGTGCATGAAAATCAGTTTGTTTGGAGGGGTGAGCGTAGCACTGCTAAAGTTATGCTGTCATGCTGCCAATTAGAGCCAGAAACTAAATCGAATCGTTTGATTTTAAGGTAGTTTTGTGTCGAATTAATTGGATACCGTGGCGTAGAAATGCTAATGCTATTTCGGGATAAATAATCTATACATACCCCTTATGAAAACACATGTTTTATTGCTATTTCTTCTTGGCTCAATTACGCATTATGCCATTGGGCAGGAAGTAAAGGACAACCGTCCAAATATTGTTTTTTGTCTTGCCGATGATTGGGGCTGGCCGCATGCAGGGGCATATGGAGACAGCCTGATAAACACCCCAAACTTTGATTGGCTTGCCAAGGAAGGCGCACTCTTTAATCATGCCTATGTTTCCAGCCCTTCTTGTACGCCCAGTAGGAATGCCTTTATTACCGGAAAATATCATTGGGAGCTTGGTGCTGGGGCTAATCTTTGGAGCACACTTCCTGTGGAACATCAGAGTTTTATCCATCTTTTAGCGGATGAAGGCTATGTTACGGGAAGGACTAAAGCAAAAACCTGGGGACCTGGAGATCTTGAAAGCTGGATTTCCCACCATGGAGCGCATCCCTCCAATAAGGCTTACAAAGATTTTGAGGAGTTTGTCACCAATACGGCGGCAAAAGAAAGGCCATTCTTTTTTTGGCTTGGTTCTGCGGATCCTCACCGGCCATATCAAAAAGGTGTGGGCCAGAAGAACGGCATAGACCCGTCGAAAGTCCACCTGTTCAAGCATTATCCAGACGTGGAAACGGTGCGAAGTGATGTGGCCGATTATTACTGGGAAGTGCAGCGATGGGACAGCCTGGTGGGATCGGTCATTGCGCAGCTCAAGGCCTTGGATGTGCTGGACAACACCATCATTATCGTGACGGGAGACCATGGTATGCCCTTTCCACGGGGTAAAGGCAATCTATACGATTCGGGTGTTCGCGTGCCTTTTGCTGTGTACTGGGGGAGTCAGGTGTTAAAAGGCCGCCAGGTGGAGGATTATATTTCCTTTGCGGATATTGCCCCGACGTTATTGGAAGCGGCTGGTGTGGCAGTACCCACTGATATGACGGGCCAGAGCTTTCTGGATATTTTAACGTCAGAAAGATCAGGAAGGGTCGATCCGCAAAACCGTTCCGACATCGTGTTTGGTAGAGAACGGCATGTGCCTGCCCAAGAAAAGCCCAACTTGGGAGGCTATCCCTCCCGTGGATATCGTAATGACGATTTCCTTTATATCCGAAATTACCAACCTGCCTTATGGCCGGCGGGAACCGGACTGCTGGGATCGACCAATTATCCAAATCAATGGTACGCGGATTGCGATGGCGGCCCCACCAAGGATTATATCATTGCCAATAAGGACAAGAATCTGGAGCACATTTTTGCTTATCAACTCTGCTTTGCAAAAAGACCTGCAGAGGAGCTTTATGATCTAAAAAAAGACCCAGACCAGCTGATCAATGTTGCTGCACAGGCAGACTATGCTGAGGTGTTGGAAAGTCTCCGGCAAAAGCTACAGCAAAGACTACTTGAGTTAAACGATCCACGGGCCTCAGATCCGGATTATGATGGATTTGACAACCATCCCTATTTAGGGGGAGGAGGTGGAAAAAAACCATAGCAGGATCTTTCCAACATCAGGAGTTTTCGTGCAGAAAATCAACTTGAATCAGAATTCAAGAAGGTATTGGCATGGGCTTCTGCAAGCCCAAACCCACTTTGTACCTTTTTTAGAAACGTGAAGATGTCGATTTATTTCAGTGCTAATTTGATTTAGCATTGAAATAAATCTCTGCTAAAATATTGGGGATGTTGATTTGATGCGTAAATTGTACGTTATCTTCACAATAATTCCCATGGACCTATGAACTATTGTACCATAAAGGACGTATGCTGTTTCCTTTTTCTATTGATCATTTCCGGAAATCATGTTTTTTCGCAGGAACATACGTCGAACCAAAGCTTCTATCTTCAGAATAAAGCACCATTGGCACCTTCGCCCTATTTAGCCCTTCCCTTGGGGAATATATCTCCGGAGGGGTGGCTAAAGGAGCAACTGGTACGAATGAAAGATGGGCTTACCGGAAAGCTGGACTCCATCTATCCATCAGTGATGGGGCAGCGGAATGGTTGGCTGGGAGGAGATGGAGACGGTTGGGAGAGAGGCCCCTACTGGATTGATGGGCTTTTGCCCCTTGCATATATCCTGAAAGACGAGCAGCTGATCACCAAAGTCCAGCCTTGGGTGGAGTGGACACTTGAAAACCAAGCCGAAAATGGCTATATCGGACCGGTACCATTTGCCGAGGAACCTGCCTATGAAGCGGGTTTGCAAAAAGGCATGAGAAAGGACTGGTGGCCAAAAATGGTGATGCTGAAGGTCCTCAAGCAATACCATGAAGCCACGGGTGACCAAAGGGTCATCGACGTACTTACCAAGTATTTTAAGTACCAATTGCAGGAGCTGCCCAACACGCCATTGGACAAATGGACCTTTTGGGCCAACCGTCGTGGTGGGGATAACCTACAAGTAGTTTATTGGCTATATAATATTACGGGAGATGAATTTTTGATGGATCTTGGCGACCTCATTGCCGAACAAACCTTCCCGTGGACCAGGGTGTTTTTGAATGATGAAAATAACGTGGATCCGCAGTCCCCGTGGTATTTTTATCAGATGAAACGATATCCTTTTGATCAGGAAGAGATAGACCTCTTGACGGTGTCCAAAATAGGAGGGATCCACACCGTGAATTTGGCACAAGGCTTAAAAATGCCTGCGGTCAGGTATCTTCAGGATAAGGACAAGCAGCATCTTGCCGCCACCAAAGAAGCGCTTGCCGATATTAGAAAGTACCATGGTCAGCCACAGGGGATGTATGGAGGGGATGAGCCATTGCATGGAAATGACCCTGTCCGAGGCGTGGAATTTTGTTCTGTTGCAGAGGGAATGTTTTCGCTGGAAACCATCCTAAAGATAACCGGTGACATGTCCTTTGCAGACCAGTTAGAGAAGATCACCTATAATGCTTTGCCTACACAGGCATCTGATGATTTTATGACCAGGCAGTATTTTCAGGCTGCCAACCAGGTGAAGTTGACCGATAAAATGGAAGTTTCTTTTGAGACCAACCACCATAAAGGGACAGACTTTGTTTTTGGGACGCTGTCCGGTTATCCCTGCTGCACCTCCAATATGCACCAGTCTTGGCCAAAATATGTGCAGAACCTTTGGTATGCCACTGCGGATGGAGGAGTGGCAGCGCTGTTATATGCTCCCAGTGAAGTAGCCCTCAAAGTAGGGAATGGGGCAACCTTGAAAGTAAAGGAGCAAACAGGGTATCCTTTCCGGGAGACAGTTAATTTCTCGATGACACTTAGTGAGCCTGCAGCATTTCCTTTTCA
It encodes:
- a CDS encoding polysaccharide lyase; the protein is MKTNKVIRIAQNLVVFALLITSMSALAQDTDLTGGVSSSGQIPPHPPRLPEGEIPAFPGAWGGGMFTSGGRGGKVIAVTNLNDRGEGSLRAALESEGPRIVVFRVAGNIKISDDINIDHPHVTIAGQSAPGDGICLQGTLNINTHNVIMRHLRVRRGVPQGGQGDDNIGGNPEDHIIIDHCSTSWGMDENISLYRHMRSSLDGKTRIKDPAKHITIQWTISSEALDTRGHAFGGTWGGNPSTFHHNLFACNTARNPSIGMSGDFDFRNNVIFNWQHRTMDGGDETSQINVINNYYKPGPATNENMKAVFARIESRHMYSPGSAWAAGGWYPEADDRPGKWYVAGNIMYGNQSISLDNWKGMRGPTSLAKVNTPFVGWPVAPHQTANEAFEAVLEKAGATLPKRDAVDQRVTQMVRTGQPSTPTGVIKDISEVGGYPDLQFEVNEVPVDSDGDGMPDEWEQKHGLDPQNGKDGAMDSDGDGYTNVEEYLNGTDPNENIDYRNLGNNVDSIS
- a CDS encoding GTP-binding protein — protein: MNSTRQKLPVTVLSGFLGAGKTTILNHVLHNREGLKVAVIVNDMSEINVDAQMIENQVKLSRTEEKLVEMSNGCICCTLREDLIEEVQKLAIQGKFDYLIIESTGISEPIPVAQTFTFETGEPLLDLDKLTRLDTMVTVVDALNFLQDYTSADKLADRQMQEGQEDDRSIVHLLTDQVEFADVIILNKIDLVTIPQLEMVKALIKKLNPVAKLIETTRGKVSPHQIINTGLFDFDKASQSAGWIQELNNQHTPETEEYGIGSFVFREKRPFHPQRFWKFITKNWPSAVLRSKGLFWIASRPDQALLWNQAGKSVQAEPYGKWWASIPQAEWQNHPYYSEIKKSLHNNWHPDFGDRTNELVIIGTVLDQNQIEHELQTCLCSYEEALRLDPASFEDPFP
- a CDS encoding MerC domain-containing protein, translating into MKTIFKDSPLDFFGISASLLCGIHCAALPFILFLTPLAGLKFLSEPWIEYSVLVISFIFATLSLGHGYRKHHHRPLPLSIAASGFMIIGIGHLLHDHHTHSLSHIIISVGACIIALSHFINWKYIYR
- a CDS encoding sulfatase family protein, translating into MKTHVLLLFLLGSITHYAIGQEVKDNRPNIVFCLADDWGWPHAGAYGDSLINTPNFDWLAKEGALFNHAYVSSPSCTPSRNAFITGKYHWELGAGANLWSTLPVEHQSFIHLLADEGYVTGRTKAKTWGPGDLESWISHHGAHPSNKAYKDFEEFVTNTAAKERPFFFWLGSADPHRPYQKGVGQKNGIDPSKVHLFKHYPDVETVRSDVADYYWEVQRWDSLVGSVIAQLKALDVLDNTIIIVTGDHGMPFPRGKGNLYDSGVRVPFAVYWGSQVLKGRQVEDYISFADIAPTLLEAAGVAVPTDMTGQSFLDILTSERSGRVDPQNRSDIVFGRERHVPAQEKPNLGGYPSRGYRNDDFLYIRNYQPALWPAGTGLLGSTNYPNQWYADCDGGPTKDYIIANKDKNLEHIFAYQLCFAKRPAEELYDLKKDPDQLINVAAQADYAEVLESLRQKLQQRLLELNDPRASDPDYDGFDNHPYLGGGGGKKP
- a CDS encoding beta-L-arabinofuranosidase domain-containing protein, coding for MNYCTIKDVCCFLFLLIISGNHVFSQEHTSNQSFYLQNKAPLAPSPYLALPLGNISPEGWLKEQLVRMKDGLTGKLDSIYPSVMGQRNGWLGGDGDGWERGPYWIDGLLPLAYILKDEQLITKVQPWVEWTLENQAENGYIGPVPFAEEPAYEAGLQKGMRKDWWPKMVMLKVLKQYHEATGDQRVIDVLTKYFKYQLQELPNTPLDKWTFWANRRGGDNLQVVYWLYNITGDEFLMDLGDLIAEQTFPWTRVFLNDENNVDPQSPWYFYQMKRYPFDQEEIDLLTVSKIGGIHTVNLAQGLKMPAVRYLQDKDKQHLAATKEALADIRKYHGQPQGMYGGDEPLHGNDPVRGVEFCSVAEGMFSLETILKITGDMSFADQLEKITYNALPTQASDDFMTRQYFQAANQVKLTDKMEVSFETNHHKGTDFVFGTLSGYPCCTSNMHQSWPKYVQNLWYATADGGVAALLYAPSEVALKVGNGATLKVKEQTGYPFRETVNFSMTLSEPAAFPFHLRIPAWTNNPQIRINGNSWKGTIRDQVAIIDRAWKSGDQVTLQLPMEIKSSQWYQFSTAIERGPLVYALKIEDKKVPKDRHDGYGKFYEVHPVSDWNYGLLQHELDDIQEHVKVEEADWDGAYPWNLENAPVQLKMSGAKVPEWSLHRDVPVMPGFWSKSIQDTSLVEEITLVPYGCTTLRITEFPVYNVPH